The genomic interval CGTAATCAACTCGCCCAGCCAGACCAGGAAGAGCGTGCCGGCGATTAGTGACATGACGATGGTGGCGGTGAGCAGGGGTACGTTAACCCCGGCGGGCAGGTTGGAGAAATCAACGGCACCGGCGCGCTGTAAAATAACCAGTTGCCCGTAGCCGGAAAGACCGGCCAGCGGCACCGTCAGCCAGTGGGTAATCATATTTATCTTGTTCTTGCCGGATTCCCCTTCCTGTGAAAGCGCCTGGAGGCGGGGAATAACGGGCACCAGTAATATAATAACGATTGACGCGGTAATATACGGGTAAACGCCCATGGAGGCCACGCTGAACTGCTTCATGGCGCCGCCGCTGAAAAGGTCCAGCATACCCAGCAGCGCGTTGCTCTCGAAGAGATTTTTCAGCGCTTCCGGGTTCAGGCCCGGCAGAGGCACATGGGAAATAAACCGGAAGACCACCAGAATGCCCACGGTGATGAGGATGCGCCGCCGCAGGTCCGGCAGGCTGAAGGCATCTATCATCGCCTGGAGTAGTCTGGGTCTACTCGACTTTTGCCGCATCGGCTACCTCCTCAGCTTTGCCGCCGGCGGCCTCTATCTTGGCTTTGGCGGAGGCTGAAAATTTATCCGCTTTCACGGTCAGCGGGCGGTCCAGGGCGCCGTCGGCCAGGACTTTAACCGGGTTGGCCAGCGTCTTGATAATGCCGGCCGCCAGCATTTGCGCTGCGGCTACTTCGCTGCCGGCCTCAAACCGGTTAAGTTCGCCCAAACTGACCAGGTTGTATTCAATCTTAAAAATGTTGGTAAAACCGCGTTTGCGGGGCAGCCTCTTGATTAAGGGGAGCTGACCGCCCTCGAACCCGGGACGTACTTTATTATTGCCGGCGCGGGCTTTCTGGCCCTTGCAGCCGCGTCCGGAAAAGGTGCCGTGACCGCTGCCGGTGCCGCGGCCCACGCGCTTGGCGGGATGCCGGGAACCCGGCGCCGGGGCGATATTATTTTGTTTCACCAAGGTCTTCCTCCACTTTAACCAGGTGTCTCACCTTGTTAATCATGCCGCGCAGCGAGTTTGAATCTTCACGGACCACGCTCTGATTAAGGCGATGAAAACCCAGGGTTGTAATCGTTTTACGCTGGCTTTCGTCGTAGCCGATGCTGCTTTTAATCCAGGTAATGCGTATCTTACTCACGGGCGGACGCCTCCCCGGTGGTTATTCCCGCCTTGCGTTTGGCCAGTTCCTCTTTAGGGTTCTTCAGTTCGGTCAGGGCGTAAATGGTAGCCCGGGCGACATTGATATGGTTTGAGTTGCCGAGCGACTTGGTTAAAATGTCCTTCACGCCGCAGGCCTCCAGCACGGCACGGATGCTGCCCCCGGCGATGACGCCGGTGCCGGGCACGGCGGGCTTTAACATGACCGTGGCCGCCCCGTAGTTTACCGTGATTTCATGCGGAATGGTGCTGCCGGCCAGGGGCACTTTAATCAGGTTCTTGCGCGCCTGGGCGCCGCCCTTGCTGATGGCGGTGGGGACTTCATTGGCCTTGCCAATGCCCACGCCCACGTGCCCTTCGCCGTCACCGGTGACCACCAAAGCGCTGAAACGGAGGCGCTTGCCCCCTTTCATCACCTTGGCCACGCGGTTGACGTTAATCAGCTTATCATTAAGGTTCAGATCCGCTGCATCAATGCGACTTAGTGGTTGCTTCATCAGACCCCATATCCTCTCTTAGAACTTGAGCCCGCCTTTACGGGCTGCTTCTGCCAGGGCCTTGACGCGGCCGTGGTATTTGAATCCGCCGCGGTCGAAAGCCACAAGGCTGATTCCTTTTTCCGCGGCGCGCTTCGCCAGTAATGTGCCTACCAACTCCGCCTCGCTGGTTTTGTTCTTTTTCTTGGTATCCTTCTTAACATCGGCATCAAGAGTGGAGGCGGCGGCCAGCGTCCGTCCCTGTAAATCATCGATTACCTGGGCGTAAATATGGTTCAGGCTGCGGAAAATGCAGAGGCGCGGACGGGTTTCCGTGCCGGCTATCTTCTCCCTGACCCTGCTGTGTCTCCTGATGCGTGATTCCCTGGTATAAGATTTAGTCATTTTTATTTCCTGCCAACCACCTTACCGGCCTTGCCGGGTTTAAGATGTACTTTTTCTCCCGCGTACCTGATGCCCTTGCCTTTGTAGTGGTCCGGCACGCGCAGGGCACGGATTTCCGCGGCCATTTCACCCACGTCTTCTTTATTGATACCGCTCACCTTTATCTTGGTGGTCCCTTCCAGGGAAAGGGTCAGCCCGGGTTTGGGCACCACTTCCACCTGGTGGGAATAGCCGAGACGCAGGTTGAGTTTCTCCCCGGTTTTCTCGGCGCGGTAGCCCACCCCCACTATTTCCAGGTTCTTCTCAAAGCCCTTGGAAACGCCCTGCACCATATTCGCCAGCAGGGTGCGGGTAAGCCCGTGAAAGGCGCGGTGTTTCTTGGCATCGCTGGGGCGGCTGACCGTAATGGTGCTGTTTTCCAGTTTGATGCCCATTTCCGCGGGCAGGGAACGCTTAAGCTCCCCCTTGGGACCTTTCACCGTGACGGTGCTGCCGGCGATGTTGACCGTCACCCCGGACGGTACGGCTATCGGCAATTTTCCTATTCTAGACATAAATATCACTCCAAGTGGTGTTTACCAGATGTAACATAAAAGCTCACCGCCGGAGCCCTGGCGCCAGGCTTGCTGCCCGGTGCGGAGGCCCTTGGAGGTGGAAAGGATGGCGATGCCCAGCCCCCCGTAAACGCGCGGTATCTCTTTCTTCTGCACGTACAGGCGGAGCCCGGGTTTGCTCATGCGCTTCAGGCCGGAGATGGCCGGCTTGTTATTTTCCATGTAGCGCAGCTGCACTTTTATCTCCCGGTGGGGCTTACCCTTGACTACCTCGTAGTCGGTAATAAAGCCTTCCTCTTTCAGGATATTAGCTATAGCCAGCTTAATCTTGGAAGCGGGTACCAGGACACTATCGTGCCTTACCATGATGGCATTTCTTATACGGGTCAACATATCAGCAATTGGGTCTGTCACTGTCACACCTACCATTATTACTTTAGCTTACCAGCTGGATTTTCTTACGCCAGGGAGTTGCGCATCAAGAGCCAAGTGCCTGAAACATATCCGGCAGATGCCGAATTTGCGTATGTAAGCCCGGGGCCGTCCGCAGATCTTGCACCGGTTGTGCTTGCGCACCGCGAACTTGGGCTTGCGCTGTGATTTCAGAATCATTGATTTCTTAGCCATGATTAATCCTCTCCCTCCTTCGCGAAGGGCATGCCCAGCAGCTCCAGCAGGCGTTTGCCGTCCTCGTCGTTCCTGGCGGTGGTTACGATTGATATTTCCATGCCGCGTATCTTGTCAACCTTGTCATACTCTATTTCCGGGAACAGGATTTGCTCTTTGAGCCCCAGCGTGTAGTTGCCGCGGCCGTCGAAAGCCTCCCCGGAAACTCCCTGGAACTCGTGCATGCGGGGGAGCACCGCGTTGACCAGCTTATCGAAGAAAGCCCACATGCGCTCGCCGCGTAAAGTCACCTTGAGGCCGATGGGCATCCCCTGCCGCAGCTTGAAATTGGCGATGGACTTGCGCGAGCGGGTGGTCAGGGCGTGCTGCCCGGCGATAGCCACCAGGTCCGCCTCCGCCGCTTCCAGACTCTTGGCGTTGGCGATAGCCTCGCCCATGCCTATATTGAGCACTATTTTCTCCATGCGGGGCACCTGCATCACGTTATCGTAGCCGCAGAGCTCCTGCAAACGGGAAACTACTTCTTTGGTGTATTTTTCTTTTAATCTGGCCATTAGTCTATCACCTCATGGCAGACGCGGCATACCCTTACGCGGCGGCCGTCTTCCAGCTTCTGCGCGCCTACGCGCGCGGGCTTGCTGCACTTGCTGCACAGGTACATTACCTTGGAGACGTGCAGGGGCGCTTCGATATCGATAATGCCGGCCTGCCGGGCGGCTCCCTTGGC from Dehalococcoidales bacterium carries:
- the rplO gene encoding 50S ribosomal protein L15, with the protein product MKQNNIAPAPGSRHPAKRVGRGTGSGHGTFSGRGCKGQKARAGNNKVRPGFEGGQLPLIKRLPRKRGFTNIFKIEYNLVSLGELNRFEAGSEVAAAQMLAAGIIKTLANPVKVLADGALDRPLTVKADKFSASAKAKIEAAGGKAEEVADAAKVE
- the rpmD gene encoding 50S ribosomal protein L30, yielding MSKIRITWIKSSIGYDESQRKTITTLGFHRLNQSVVREDSNSLRGMINKVRHLVKVEEDLGETK
- the rpsE gene encoding 30S ribosomal protein S5, whose product is MKQPLSRIDAADLNLNDKLINVNRVAKVMKGGKRLRFSALVVTGDGEGHVGVGIGKANEVPTAISKGGAQARKNLIKVPLAGSTIPHEITVNYGAATVMLKPAVPGTGVIAGGSIRAVLEACGVKDILTKSLGNSNHINVARATIYALTELKNPKEELAKRKAGITTGEASARE
- the rplR gene encoding 50S ribosomal protein L18; protein product: MTKSYTRESRIRRHSRVREKIAGTETRPRLCIFRSLNHIYAQVIDDLQGRTLAAASTLDADVKKDTKKKNKTSEAELVGTLLAKRAAEKGISLVAFDRGGFKYHGRVKALAEAARKGGLKF
- the rplF gene encoding 50S ribosomal protein L6; protein product: MSRIGKLPIAVPSGVTVNIAGSTVTVKGPKGELKRSLPAEMGIKLENSTITVSRPSDAKKHRAFHGLTRTLLANMVQGVSKGFEKNLEIVGVGYRAEKTGEKLNLRLGYSHQVEVVPKPGLTLSLEGTTKIKVSGINKEDVGEMAAEIRALRVPDHYKGKGIRYAGEKVHLKPGKAGKVVGRK
- the rpsH gene encoding 30S ribosomal protein S8, whose translation is MTVTDPIADMLTRIRNAIMVRHDSVLVPASKIKLAIANILKEEGFITDYEVVKGKPHREIKVQLRYMENNKPAISGLKRMSKPGLRLYVQKKEIPRVYGGLGIAILSTSKGLRTGQQAWRQGSGGELLCYIW
- a CDS encoding type Z 30S ribosomal protein S14, with the translated sequence MAKKSMILKSQRKPKFAVRKHNRCKICGRPRAYIRKFGICRICFRHLALDAQLPGVRKSSW
- the rplE gene encoding 50S ribosomal protein L5 — translated: MARLKEKYTKEVVSRLQELCGYDNVMQVPRMEKIVLNIGMGEAIANAKSLEAAEADLVAIAGQHALTTRSRKSIANFKLRQGMPIGLKVTLRGERMWAFFDKLVNAVLPRMHEFQGVSGEAFDGRGNYTLGLKEQILFPEIEYDKVDKIRGMEISIVTTARNDEDGKRLLELLGMPFAKEGED
- the rplX gene encoding 50S ribosomal protein L24, which translates into the protein MKIQKDDTVLVIAGKDKGKKGKVRFAYPQQQKIIVEGLNFVKKHSKAKGAARQAGIIDIEAPLHVSKVMYLCSKCSKPARVGAQKLEDGRRVRVCRVCHEVID